The window gaaaggggtaggaagaagaaaatgtgacgttgacatgtggattcaacatGCTGCATTAGCTGGTTGGACCGAGTCAAAGTGACACGTTGGTgaaaccgtcctccaaaactGCTAAGAGTGTTAAATTACATCGGTTTTAGTAGATGGGGATCAAAATATCCGGCAGTACAGATCAGATATACGAATTAGATTTTGGATATATATTGAGAGATTCAAAGTGCTCTTGTTCCACTGAAAAACGTGCAGCCGAAATGTGCAGCCCAATAAAGTGGCCCAGAACGGGGATGAATCAATGCGGTCCGTGAGGCCCATACATATTAGGCCGGAACGGGAGTGTCGGCCGGAAAGGAATGCGGCCTACTTGAGGCCCATAAATGTTCGCTGGGCCATACGTGTTGGGAGGGTCCGACTGTACCTGCCTGCCCTCGGGCCGAGGCCTCTCAGCCTCTCAGGCTAGCTTTAGGGTGAGCAAACTTTTACTCTCTTCAGCGTGCTACCACGGCCCACGACAGATGGCAGCGTGGCTCTCCCAGCTGCGAGTTTAGCGTGATCTTCCGGCACAATCGCATGATAAGGAGCTGAGTTACGTGTGACACGGTTCAGGCAGATGAGTACATATACTGGTGTTTGGCTCTCTTATCGCGAAGTTATAGCAAAAGTAGTTAAATTGAGTTCATATGAAAGAATATTATGTTTACCTCGCGGAGCTGTTCAGGATGAAGTGAGAGGTAAGCTGGGATATTTTAGAGCAGAATGAAGGGAGATGTAGGATGAGATATTAGAGCAACCAGTAAACATGGTCCGAGTAAACAAAGGTCAACCTGTATCCATATACTTAGAATATTAAACTAATTTTCAACGATTTACTATGATGATGGGATAAATAATAACACCCGACTGTGGGATAAATGATGACACTGACGgttaaaatgtttaaaaaatagTATGAGTAATTAGATATGAATTATCTAACCATTAATGTTGGATAGAAATATATGTGTTATCCATATAATAGAAACTAGCATgatggcccgcgcagattgcgcggctagtattattatattttctctcatataatagcatatatattttcgtaatgtattattcaaatatattaaaatgaaaacataatttaaattttgtactaactttacaaaactactaatgtgtaatattcatattgtattttatatccgtgttagttattaattatttttaatattaatttttagttatttgtaaattatattcctatatggacccTAGAatcgtctttcaatatttctttttaaaattccgaattttcgttatctgtaaattatatttttatatagactctagactcttcttccaatattatttatttttaattctaaatttttgttatttccaattgtatttctacgtggactctaaactcatctttcaatattctttaacttttaatttcaaatttcagttactaaattgtattcctatattgaatttagactcttcttcccatttttttcttaatttgaatttagttatttgtaaattttatttttatatgaactctaaactctatttttaattttattatgtttattccgaattttaggtAGTTTCAATTTCCTATATGGACTCATACTTACtgtacttctaatattccttatttttaattcttaatttgtattatttcttaattgtatttctatatggactctatactctacttctaatattccttatttttaattccaaatttctattatttcttaattgtaatattccttatttttaatttcaaatttctattatttcttaattgtatttatatatggactctattctcctcttccaatattcctttttttaattacgaatttcaactatttctaaattgtttttctacatggactctgttttacttttttttttttgattaatatgagaatttctaaacCGTGAGAGTGAACGTGGAGtctcctttttctatttcttttaagtTAATTAATAGATTACTAAGGAAATTTCTGAACTCTaaatcaaaatatatatgtattatccAATATGTGAATTGAAATAGATGTATTATCATTGTAATACTAGGAATTACCTATAAAGTATCCAAAATTATCTAATGAGGTTgtattaaaatataagcatatttTCTATTCTTGAGGAGATACTATAAGATACGAGATAACAATTTAATCTAACTGTTGATTTAGTAAAGGTATGATTGGGCTAAACAAATTTAGGGTGGCGCTAATCACCGCCCATCTCAGCCGCTCAGCCAATAGCACCTCCGTGCCACATCGAattcgccgcggccgccgtcgcatcGCAGCTAGTCCGCCACGGCCGATGTCTCATCGAGGCCGCCGCAGCCGACGTCGCAtcgaggccgccgcggccgcgcgtcGCATCGAGGCCGGGGCATCCCGTCGCATCGAGGTCACAGCGGCAGCCGTCGCATCGAGCCCACCACAGCCGCTGCCATCGCATCGAGCCCGCTGTGGCCGCCGTCGCATCAAGGCCGGCGCATCCCGTCGTCGCATCCACCTCGAAGACTCTGGCGTCGCTTCCACCCCGCTGCTGTTGTGGACTCCGTTCTTCCTGTGTCGTCTGGTGCAGACCAACCATCGTCGTTTCTCTTGCTACTCCTGACACCATCGTCGTTTCTCTTGTTGCTCCTGCCCAGCGATTCGTTTTCTCTCGCGAAGATATGACGATACAACTCGAAAGTAAAAAACTACCCCCACCCACAGTACCACTTCATTGGGGAGGTGCGGTAGCATGAGGTAccgacgtttttttttttttactgttggATGATGCCAAATCAACGGCCACGATTTAGTACTGCACAACCTCAAGGACAGTAAAAAATCTCTTAAAATATATGTAAAGTTATAAAGATCAAAGACATTTAGAGTTGAATTGTATTTATGATTAGGAGTAAAATACACCGCCGGTTCTTAAAGTTGAAATGTGGTGTCACTTAGATCCATGATTTTGTAAAATTGACATTAAGGTCCACGAACTTGTTTAAGTGAATCATTGCGGTCCAAAGCATATTTAACCGGGTTGACAGTCCTATATGGCTGTCTAGCGTGACCACATATTTGCTATTACATCCCTCTGTGCCCAATCCACCCTCTTCTCCCccaaatccttttctttttcttctccttctctcttttttcctgGTTTTTCTCTTTGCCGCTGATGACCACCGACAAGATCCCCATGGCCGCCGCACCCCTCCTCTCCATAATGCGCCCTTGTCCCTACAGGTGAGCTGGCCGGCAAGCTCGCCCCGGTCATCGTTACCGAGTTGGCCCCTGCCTGCGTGCCCTCGAGATCTTGCCGCTGCCGTCAGGCTCAAGCTTGACGAGGTAGCCGTCGGGAGCTCGATGGAGAAGAAGGCAGTCGCGGTCACGGCCTGATTCGATGAGGGGGGTAGTGGACGCTCGGTCTAGGTGCCCCGTGCCCTTGCCATAGCCatccctccaccaccgccggagAGAGTAGCACCATCGGGGAGAACCGTGCCTCACTGACAGCTAGGAGTAAAAACTgtacggaaactttccggattgCGGAGTTATTTTTGAAAACAGAATCTGTCAGTCAgaatttttttcggaatttttcAGGAACGGAAACGgattcggaaatattttctcggaaacgaaatcgaaaatgataaaatttctggaatttttctcggaatttccagaaatcacaaaataccctggatttttttaagcactaaATAGTTAATGCCATGGTGTTTGGctgttatttattaaaaatatttgttatgcaaattacataagaatatttttttcctgcattgggatttatcaacaacGTTACTAATTTATTCCATAGATTGTGTTTTGTGATATACTGTTAATACTTTACAATTGGACTTATatgattgtgttttatgatgaattgttaaccgttgagacttgagaattgggtttatcagtttgaggggtttctTTATTctgataaattttcgttaccatATCCGCGTCATTTtgttttcgctccgttttcggtttcgataatatttgaTTCCATTTTCGTATCCGAGGTTTCcaattccgaaaaaaatatgaaaacgaaaacgataaagatgatttccgtccgtttccgtaccgttttcacccctaccgaCGGCCAAATCTGCCGGTCTCCCTTCCCGCCGGTTGTCGGTGCCGGATCAAACATGTCACCGGATCCGCGCCGTGATGCCTCGCCTCCAGAGTGATGGATGCCGAGCTCCGCCTAGTCGCTTGCTTTGGATCCGGCCTTCTCGCCAGTTGTCGGCGCCGCATCTGACCTCCTCACCGCCGGATCGGCTctacgccgcctcgccgccggagtGATGGATGTCGAGCTCCGCCCTGGCACCGGTGTTGGATCCGGCCTTCCCGCCAGTCATCGGCGCTGCATCCGACCTTGGATGGCTAGTGTCCACATGCCCCTtgtccccaccgccgccgccatgtttGCTGCGCCCTGACTATTCTGCCGACCAAACCAGTGGTGCAAAAGTGGAAGGGCCTAATTGAAAATATGTGGCCACGCTGGACAATCAACCTAGTCAAACATGTTTTGGAACACAATGATTCACTTAAACAAGTTCATGGACCTTAATATCGATTTTACAAGATCATGAACCTAAGTGACACTACACTTCAACTTTAAGTACCAGTGGTATACTTTACTCTATGATTAGTCTTAAATACTAATAAATATTCATGACTAACACTATAGATTTACCctatattatctctatattatTAGAAATTAAGTAGGGTTGTGCAACCTCGTCTGAGTAAGgttaaggcctggtttagttcccaactttttcttcaaactttcaacttttccatcacatcgaaactttcctacacacataaactttcaactttttttttcgaacttccaattttagcgtggaagtaaacacaccctaaatcaaAATGTATGTAAAGATAAAACATCGTAGAGTTGAATTCTATCTATGATTAGTCTTAAATACTCATAACTAACACGCCATTGACCAATTCAATTTTTAACATGGATTTAgaggggattttttttcatgcttacATTTTGTACTAAACATGTTTTTCCAACTACCTACTATCCTCATCGTTTTTTCACTCTGATTAAAAATTTCCTTACCCTATGAATCTCTCCAAAACTTTTTATCAAGTTCTATGAACACCTTAGAAGATTGCCTGGCCGCACAGCCTATCTTGATTTTGCAACGACCCACTATCCTCatctttttctattataattttGCGTTTCGACAATCACTACGGCATCGGCGAAGATTAAAGGCACAGCCAGCATTACTCAATTAACGACGGGCCTAAACAACGGGTTCACAATTGTTGTGCAGTCATCAGTTTTCGATCGCCGCAAGGTTGTTGCCTTGTCCACCTACGTATTGTCTGTGTACAGAAACAGAACACCGCTCTCACTGTCCATCTGCTCCACGCGTGGTGGAGGTCAACAACAAGAAGGACCATTGATTCAACCAGCTGTAGGAGCGAAGTAACTTCTACTGAATGTTTCTCTAACCTCATACCAACTCTAAACACTACAAAGATCAGTCAGTAATACCGGCAACTTTCACTTTTACCTTTACAGAACGACCACGAATGAAGTGCAATTGAATTAACCACGGATGTCATGCATTTCCCGTATGCTGCTCTGGAGTGATCGATCAGTGAATTAAGTTAACCTCCCAAGCTACATTACACAGCGACAGCTCACTCGGACTGTAGCTAAGCTAGCAGCAGCGACTTCTGACGAGCACTGGCCATAGCGGTGGTTGgtgaagggaggaagaagaagaggcgaAAAGGTGATGTATGGTAGCTTTGCTTCCCTTGCAATGTACCCCACCCTCCCAATCTTGTCATCACTCCGCCACGTTGCTGTCGGATCAATCAGAAGGGGAATTGTATATTTTCTTTCTACTGATCAGCTAGTGGTAGTggtgcatgcagatgcagtgcCACTAATGCATATGCAAAGGATCGATGCCCTTCTCATTATTAATTTGTACCGGACTTGAATCGATCAGCAATggaggtgtgtgtgtgagtgAGCATAGCTACTAGGGCAGCCTCATTGAGGAGATCCAGGCTGTTGGTAGAGAGGCTCATGGACCATGATCTAATCTAGTGGTTTGCGAGTCCCTGTCAGGCATAATTGCGGGTGAACAGAAGCTGGCCGCGGTGGCTCGGATTGGTTGGTAGGGGGATCAGATCTTGTGAAAACTATGTGTGTTTAAATTTCCAGCAAATATATTGCCATTAGCTAGAATGTTGTAATTTAGCTACTTCCTAGAGACGGCTCCTGTAGTCCTGTGCCcgtgtctgaactctgaactgaaAGATACGCACATGTGGACTTGTATCCATTCCAAACATACACTTTGCTCTCTCTGCATGCAGAGCAGAatgaaacaaaacaatttcgacCTGAAACTCGACTGATCTTTGTACGTATTTGCTCGTGAGTCGTGAAGGGAAATGATGGGTGAACGGACCGGCACCGGGGAGCAGAGACGTGTCTGGATGCTTCAGATCAGTGACTTGAGAATGGGCTGGCTAGCTGGCTGGCGCCTAGACTTTGCTTCAGAATAGAGCATAAAATCGCTGTCAGTCTTTCTCGGTCGATCCAAATGATCAGAAGCTGCATTCGGAAGCACCACAAGATGCTTAATTTTGTTTCTcttacctctctctctctctctctatatatatatatatatatatatccattttTGTTGCTGTTCAAGCAGTCGGTTGGCGCTTCAAATCACCACCCTGATTGCCATTGCCAGCTGAGAAGGGGCTCGTTTATTCGAGTGACTGCACATTTGATTACTAATCATCATGCATGGCCACTGTTGCGATGCATCTATTGTGTGtgactagctagctaagcttgATGCTAACCTCACACTATTGGTTGAGGAAATTGATAGAAATGACATTGTATGATTACGAAAACGACGTATGAGGAATAGGTGCGGATGCCATGCAAAATCAAACCTAAGTTTTCAAAATCCTTAGTACCTTTGTAAATAAAATACAAAAGTTGGTTGCTTTACCCTTCACCTTTAGTTAGTAGCcccttttctttaatttattggTCTTAGGAGTGGTGTAGTCTTTATTGATTTTTGCATTAACATTTGACAGCCTATCATGTGGTAGTTCATGCCAATATGTTTTGCTCTGAGTGGACTATTGCAAATAGTCTTTCTGTATAGTATCTCTCTTTCAGACAGGAGTTCGTGCCAGTAGGTAGATATGTATGCGCCAGCTAAAATATAGCCGCAGATAAAATACGGCATCGATCGATTGGGTCACAATTAACCTGGAAATTGAAAGTCTGAAACCGTCACATTCACTACTGATTAGAATCTCTTAAAGGGACCAATTAACTTTGCAAGGGGAGCTAATATAATGTTCAGACATTCAGTGCCTTGATGCAGTACTACTACATGAGATGTCCTCCTTTTGGGTGCTGTCAAAACTGAAAACTTTTCACACACACTCACGTAAACACGCTGGATTATATTATATGGCCCTTAATTAACTGATCCAATTAATTGATCAAGCAGACAGGGACAATCGGACAAATCAATTGGTTGAACCGCCGGAGAAGAACCATCCCTCTCGCGCCCAAAAAGACGGCAACGAAAAGGTTCAGTGCTGTCGTTCGCAATTGCACCAACCAAATACAATTACGGATGCATTTGCCCTCCCGATCTGTGTACGTATATGGTTGAGACCACTTCGTACTGCGTACGCCCAATTTTTTGTTTTAACGAACCGACGCtttcattgaatagagcaggaaaaaaactGTACAATCTAAACGGGTTATTTACGAAAAGTGAAAAATATAACCCCTAAGGAACAATGCTAGCAAGGCCCCTTGCTCCTGCCAAAGTCTAGGACTTTGCTTTCTCTTTGATCTTAGGCACTAGGCACGATGCCAATAGCTATTTGTATCTGAATATCTGCTGGTTTCGCTCTGTCCATGTTTCCCAAGAAATCAGGAGGAAGGTTGCAAGCCTTTTTTGCACTTCTGGGTTGGAATCCAGGTCCAACCACCACTCATGGACCGTTGCAGGGTTACTCCAAATTACTAGATCGATTTGATCTTGGGAGGTCCAAGTTGatatcaaaccccaaatcctcCTCGTATATCTACATTCCGCCATGAGGTGTAGGGCCGTCTCCAGGGTATGCCAGCAAAGAGGGTAGTAAGCATTGTTTTGCCAACCCCGTATTGTGAGGCGGTACGAAGCCATACTCTGTTTTGGATGATCACCCATGTGCCCAGGGCTTCATATGATCGTCGTGTAGTTTGTACTAGTAGAACCAAGGAACTGCGCTTTGTATGTCGATATCACCGTATATTCCCCGTGGGCTGTAAGTTTCCAAATGATTTGGTCTGGCCAGTTGATGAAATACACATTTTGAACCATGCTCCAGAGAGACACTAGTTGGTCCAGGAGTTCAATGGGCATGCCACCACTGATTAGGAGGTTAAGATCTTCTATCCATGTGTCGCCCTTGCAAGCTTCCCTCAACGTCCTGATTTTCCTTCTAGATGTTGCATGACACTTGGCACCAGGTCTTTCAGTCTTCTACCTTGCAACCAAGGCGAGTCCCAGAAGCGGGGCTACTGACCCATCTCCCACTGAAATGGTGGTGGCCGCCGCAAAGAGTTGCTTGTCCTTCTCGATGCACGGCATCACGTGCCCCGTCCAAGGTTTTCTTGGGGTCTTCCATCCCTGCCAGAGCCATCTTACATGGAACGCACATATGAACTCCTCCAAGTCGAGCGCTCCTATGCCGCCGTTAGCGATGGGGGAGCAGGTTCTTGTCCACTTGACCTTGCATTTTCCTCCCGTCAGGTTTACACATCCCACCCAGAGGAAACGCTTACGCTGCTTGTGTAGGACCTCCAATGACTCCTTGGGCACTTTTGGTGCGGTTAGGAAATACACCGGCTGCGAGAAGAGAACCGCTTTCACGAGTGTCGTTCTCCTAGCGATTCCGGCCTCTCCAGGCAGCCAAGCGCCTAGTGGACTTATCGAAGAGGGGCTGGAGGTCGGCCCTGCTCACCCGACTAACCGCCAGCGGTAGGCCGAGGTACTTCAGGGGAAAGGAAGCCCTTGTGTACATTGATACAagagcttttttttaaaaaaaagtgggaAAAAGTTTTGCCTCGTATATATTGATAGAAAAGAAGTTAACCAATGATTATAACTTTACAGGGCCTTTAAAGAAGGGTCTAAAAAGAAAAACGTCTTACGGGACCTCTCTTGAAACGGTGAGCTCTGCGAGGCTTCTTGCCCTGGCTGTTACCCATGTTATCGATTATTCCTTTATTTTTGCTAGGAGGGCCATCAGTAGTTTTTCAAAGTGCCAGAAGAGACTAGTATCAGTGTATCACCCGTGGCTTTAGTACGTTCGCCAGGTTATGTGGTATGTGAAGAAGATTGTACCACCATTCCTCCACCGAGACACAGTTGCCCCAGCTTTGGGGATTTAGCTGGAGAACGGTCCACCTTTGAATTTCAGCCCATACTCTCTGAGAGAACCTGCAATATGCTAGGAGATGCAAAGCCGTCTCTTGGATGTTGGCTGGCATAGCGGGCATAACCGTTGATTTACCCAACCTCGTTTCTGTAGTCTGTACGCTGTCAAAATCTATTTTGCGTACGTCCAATATGTGCCCTTCGGTATTCAGATACCGACGCGAATTTGCATATGAAGCGGAGATCGATCGAGTAGGTGTGGTGAGTGGTGGCATTTTGCGTTTGCACGGTTGCAGCCGTGGCGTGGCCGTGCGAGACGACGTATAGGTTTGAATTGTACGGCGACGTAGTTAGTGTCAGTGTGGCTAGTGGGTGAGTGAGGTGAGCCGGGCTGAGCTGGATGGTGGCGAGCTACTAGCTGCTCGCGCTTATCGCCAGCGCGCGCGATCGGGAGCGTGGTCACACCGCGCTATATATAACTGTGGCTCGCACACTCGCTTCCTCCCACTGCTCGAGTAGACGAGAGATCGACCTTCCCAGACACCGGCGAAATGGCGCTCCTCCCGCTGGTCCTCGcgctcctcgtcgcctccgccgccgcgcagcaGCCACCGACGCAGTCGCCGCCGGCTCCCAACGCGCCGCCGTCCAAtaccccgccgccgacgcccccgTCACCGACCACGCCTCCCCCTgcaccgccggcgccgaccaccCCTCCTCCGGCTCCCACCACGCCGCCTCCGGCACCGACCACGCCACCCCCGGCGcccaccaccccgccgccgtctcccccgGCGACGCCCCCGCCCGCTCCCACCACGCcacccccgtcgccgccgtcgcagcctcctccggcccccgccaccccgccgccgtctcccccgGCGACGCCCCCGCCCGCTCCCGCCACCCCGCCCCCGTCCCCGCCCCtggcgcctcctcccgccacgCCTCCTCCCCCGGCGACGCCTCCGCCGGCGCTGGCGCCCGCGCCCACCCCGTCCACCGCCCCGACGGTCGCCCccaccacggcgccgaccgTCTCCCCGATCAGCCCCAAGACGCCCGCCCCCACCGCGGCCACACCCTCGCCGTCGCTCTCCCCCACCGCCACCCCGACGACCGACAACTCCGGCGCCACGACgaccgcgcgcgcggccggcgtcgCCGCGCTCGTGGCATTGGCGGGCGCCATCTTGCTTTGAGCCTTCGAGTAGTGTCGCTGTTGCTTTCCTTCCTCCTGTACCACAGCTAGCTGtgcgcggcggcacggccacGCTTCAGCTCGCttctttctttaattttttttcttcttcttctttgtttttaaatttttttctttcgtgtttgttatttaaatttttacCGGTggtatgatcgatcgatcgattcttGATGTACGATGCATTGGTTGTCAGTCCGCATTTCTTCTGGTGATCAGCGGGTGGTTGGTGATGATGGTTAGTGAAAGATCTCTTGGTGTCAGCTCGCTATGTACGttaattactacttttttttggtTCTATAGAGGGAAGATTTGTGTATATTTTTGGTGTATCATTTTCGGTGGCAGTTGAATAAAAAATCTCCATGCAGCTCATCTACTGCGCTCCATGCTCAATTACTAATTACTGTCATACTGTTCCATGCTCTCTTTTTTTACTCAGCATTTTAACTGTGTAATTATGGGGTACATGTCAAACTGTCCTGTGTGGCTGTGTGGAGAGGGATCAAGATGTCAGGGCGCATTTGAGACGACTGACGCGACCAGACCATCAACTATCCATGTGCAACTGTAAAAGAAAAGCACGGACGCTTTAGATCGCGCGTGAGATTTTCCCCTGCACGGCTGCACCTAAGcagaaaaaagagggaaaagaaAGGGCCATGTGTTGCACTAGTACACAAAAAGCTGGCGGAaagcgatttttttttctttctttgatgGAATGATTTGGAACAtttgtctgattttttttaaaagagggGACAGTGTTTAGTTGGGCCCTTCTCTTTTGATCAAATTGACACTTGAGAGGCCCATCGGCTGTCCAGTAGATCTAGGCTGCTGAATTTGTGGCTACCAaccgaattagtttttttaaatttttttttcaattttcacATAGTAAAATCACACAAAACTCCTACGTTCCGAAGTGAACTGGTTCTGTAAAAATAGTCTTGCAAGTTGCAAGAGGCCTGCCTTTGGTGTGAAACTAGGAATGCATCAAGTAACATTGTTTTGTTTGTAAGCTTCTAATCGAACAAAGAGGCACATTTATTTTCAGAAAAGtttaaacaaagaaaatgctacttttaattttatccagattttccaaaattttaaaatgttgcATTGATTTTTGCTTTAGTACTACAGCACTGCAGTACTCCAAAACTTGCCAAGTGACAGACTACGCAGATACGGTGGCACGCCATAATCAAGAGGCGGTAGAGTCATTGATCACCCATTGAATTGTACACCACCGAGTAGTTAAATTAGTACAAGCTCAATTCAAAAGCAGGGTTGTTCAGTTTTGTACCATTTGTACCACGATGTGCTTCTTTATATGGTTGTACCGCGGTGAGAGATCACTAGATCGATCAGGGATCTGCTCTGATCGATTCCAAAACAATCTTTTCGAATTGAAGCAGTACACAGCATTATTTCTATCGTGCATTACAGAACTCCACAGTCCACACACTGTAGTCCGTAGCTAATTTACAGAGAAAATCATGTGCGGTGTGATGACCTTGTTACTGTTAGAAAGTAGAAACCCCTCTCACCGAACACCAATCAAGCTCAGGAGGAGCCCCTGCTCGTACCAATCACGGAGTAAATTAAGCAGCGAGACCCATCCATGATCCACCGGCACGCATATACTACTGATGTAGTACTGCTTTTGCTGCCAATGATGCGTAGTACCAAATGCCTTCGGAAAAAAAAGGGCTCGAGGCCCTCGCGAGTCGCGACCCCGGATGCAGATCGGAGCAACACGCACGGTAGGTGGCGACTTGGCGATGGCGAGAGCTTGGAGGGGTCATCTCATCCCCCATCATCGCGAATGATTTGCGAAATGGAAatgagaagggggaggagagacGATGGGTGATCGATGGACCCCGGCCGATCGTCTGGTGAAGCTCGCTAGGTGGTATTCTCCTTGTCCCAATATAAATTGTACCTAGGACTAGATATAATATCTAAATTCGTTGTAATattatactttctccgtttaaGATTAATGACGTTTTGACTTTgctcaaagtcaaactactttaagtttgactgattttgtaaacaaaatagtaatatttttaacccaagactaatattatgaaaatttattctattagatttaatgaaactatgctgatgttgtaaatattactttttttctataaaaatagttaaatttaaagtagtttgattttgaccaaaatcaaGACGTGTTG of the Oryza sativa Japonica Group chromosome 2, ASM3414082v1 genome contains:
- the LOC4330177 gene encoding uncharacterized protein, with translation MVVAAAKSCLSFSMHGITCPVQGFLGVFHPCQSHLTWNAHMNSSKSSAPMPPLAMGEQLLALIASARDRERGHTALYITVARTLASSHCSSRREIDLPRHRRNGAPPAGPRAPRRLRRRAAATDAVAAGSQRAAVQYPAADAPVTDHASPCTAGADHPSSGSHHAASGTDHATPGAHHPAAVSPGDAPARSHHATPVAAVAASSGPRHPAAVSPGDAPARSRHPAPVPAPGASSRHASSPGDASAGAGARAHPVHRPDGRPHHGADRLPDQPQDARPHRGHTLAVALPHRHPDDRQLRRHDDRARGRRRRARGIGGRHLALSLRVVSLLLSFLLYHS